One genomic window of Sporosarcina ureae includes the following:
- a CDS encoding ImmA/IrrE family metallo-endopeptidase, which yields MGNDNVKKGKLKAATEETFLKFKESFPGIIEMPMKNSISKIESLGIFVLISAAPLEVSGFCMTIGEDTFIFVNKNHVLGRQNFSLWHEVYHWFTESTGSVSIVNEQENSEIEYQADYFASLVLLDKNHLSEKLWEMGIRNSNNAKYISYDHIIKLQHYFQVSYSSMVRKIIEIYPNSNLSSRYALGIPARQDELIRKTLDLNLSVNLIQPSKNTYISRELFILLEKLHSENKISKSKVFSIMDFIEKELS from the coding sequence TTGGGTAATGATAATGTAAAAAAAGGAAAATTAAAAGCCGCAACCGAGGAAACTTTTCTAAAATTTAAAGAAAGCTTTCCAGGTATTATAGAAATGCCAATGAAAAATTCCATAAGTAAAATAGAAAGTTTAGGTATCTTCGTTTTGATATCGGCAGCTCCTTTGGAAGTTTCGGGATTTTGCATGACAATTGGCGAAGATACCTTTATTTTTGTGAATAAAAACCATGTATTAGGTAGGCAGAATTTCTCATTATGGCATGAAGTTTATCATTGGTTCACTGAAAGTACAGGATCTGTAAGTATAGTAAATGAACAGGAAAATAGTGAAATAGAATACCAAGCTGACTATTTTGCTTCGTTAGTTTTACTAGATAAAAATCACTTATCAGAAAAGCTCTGGGAGATGGGAATTAGAAATAGCAATAATGCCAAATATATTTCGTACGATCATATAATCAAATTACAGCATTACTTTCAGGTTAGTTATTCCTCAATGGTTCGTAAGATAATAGAGATATACCCAAACTCTAATCTATCATCAAGATATGCATTAGGCATACCTGCTAGACAAGATGAATTAATTCGAAAAACATTAGATTTAAACCTTTCTGTTAATTTAATTCAACCTTCTAAAAATACATATATTAGTAGAGAATTGTTTATCTTATTGGAGAAATTACATTCGGAAAATAAGATTAGTAAAAGTAAAGTCTTTTCAATAATGGACTTTATCGAGAAGGAGTTGAGTTAG
- a CDS encoding excalibur calcium-binding domain-containing protein encodes MLAIAAVGMLIFMFSLLYLAYHLLKKIKDRNRTLSGKIFYPALTGGLILFIIGAVYTDLHVRADLEEAQQKNIDLIAENEELNLLYTELQKENKELVEESTSANEEIDNLTTKLASSEKTAKDLKEKQMTHDAKSKEFEKEITELKAKNSNLSDEVSTLKDGVASSNSPSVSSLSSNESGYSSNNSVSNPGQSYYQNCTAAKAAGAAPVYSDDPGYGPHLDRDGDGVGCE; translated from the coding sequence GTGCTAGCAATTGCAGCAGTAGGTATGCTTATATTTATGTTTTCATTACTTTATTTAGCCTACCATTTACTAAAAAAGATAAAAGATAGAAACCGTACTTTATCAGGTAAGATCTTCTACCCTGCCTTAACTGGTGGGCTAATATTGTTCATTATCGGAGCTGTTTATACAGATTTACATGTTAGAGCTGATCTTGAAGAAGCTCAACAGAAAAATATTGATTTGATTGCAGAAAATGAAGAATTAAACTTGTTGTATACAGAACTCCAAAAAGAAAATAAAGAATTAGTGGAAGAAAGTACAAGTGCGAATGAAGAAATTGATAATTTAACTACAAAACTGGCCAGTTCAGAAAAAACAGCAAAAGATTTAAAAGAAAAGCAAATGACTCATGATGCAAAAAGTAAGGAGTTTGAAAAGGAAATCACTGAGCTAAAGGCGAAAAACTCGAATTTGTCAGATGAAGTTAGTACTCTAAAAGATGGGGTTGCAAGCAGTAATTCACCGTCAGTCTCAAGTTTATCTAGTAACGAATCAGGATACTCTTCTAATAATTCTGTTTCAAATCCAGGCCAATCATATTATCAGAATTGCACAGCAGCAAAAGCTGCAGGAGCTGCACCTGTATATTCTGATGATCCTGGATATGGTCCCCACTTAGATCGTGATGGCGACGGCGTCGGGTGTGAATGA
- the tyrS gene encoding tyrosine--tRNA ligase: protein MSNELMDDLRWRGLLYQQTNEEGLEKLLTDEKISLYCGVDPTADSMHIGHIVPLLTLRRFQLHGHQPILLIGGATGMIGDPSGRSEERQLQTTEQVDANVRGIKKQLEMIFDFQTENGAKLVNNNDWIGSMSLIEFLRDYGKLLSVNYMLAKDNVASRLDQGISFTEFSYMLMQGADFNHLFDHHNCRVQIGGSDQWGNITTGLEVIRKMHEEEVQAYGFTIPLVTKADGTKFGKSAGGAVWLDAKKTSPYEFYQFWINAADADVVKYLKIFTFLSREEIEELEVTVQEEPHLRKAQKTLAEEMTRLVHGQDSLDQALRISAALFSGDLKALTATEMKDAFKDVPTVEMEKVDQNIVDFIVQAGVSPSKRQAREDVTNGAISFNGERITDTAFTVGAEQRLEDAFTIVRRGKKKYSMVKFV, encoded by the coding sequence ATGTCGAATGAATTAATGGATGATTTACGTTGGAGAGGCTTGCTATACCAACAGACGAATGAAGAAGGTCTTGAGAAGCTGCTAACAGACGAAAAGATTTCACTATACTGCGGGGTAGACCCAACAGCAGATAGTATGCACATCGGTCATATCGTACCGTTGCTGACATTGCGTCGCTTCCAGTTACACGGACACCAGCCGATTCTATTAATCGGTGGCGCGACAGGGATGATTGGAGATCCATCTGGACGCTCTGAAGAACGCCAATTACAGACGACAGAACAAGTAGACGCGAATGTTCGCGGAATCAAAAAACAATTAGAAATGATTTTTGATTTCCAAACAGAAAATGGTGCGAAACTTGTCAACAATAATGACTGGATCGGTTCCATGTCATTGATCGAATTCTTACGTGACTACGGTAAATTGCTAAGCGTCAATTACATGCTAGCAAAAGATAATGTGGCATCCCGTTTAGATCAAGGAATTTCCTTCACGGAATTCTCGTACATGTTGATGCAAGGTGCAGATTTCAATCACTTATTCGATCACCATAATTGCCGCGTGCAAATCGGTGGATCAGATCAGTGGGGAAATATCACGACAGGTCTAGAAGTCATCCGCAAAATGCATGAAGAAGAAGTACAGGCATACGGCTTTACCATTCCATTAGTAACAAAAGCAGATGGCACGAAATTCGGTAAATCTGCTGGCGGCGCGGTATGGCTCGATGCAAAGAAAACATCGCCATACGAGTTCTATCAATTCTGGATCAACGCAGCCGACGCGGACGTTGTGAAATACTTGAAAATCTTCACATTCCTAAGCCGTGAAGAAATCGAAGAGCTTGAAGTAACCGTACAAGAAGAGCCACATTTACGTAAAGCGCAGAAGACGTTAGCGGAAGAAATGACGCGTCTTGTTCACGGTCAGGACTCACTGGATCAAGCGCTACGTATTTCAGCAGCGCTATTTAGTGGAGACTTAAAAGCATTGACGGCTACTGAAATGAAAGATGCGTTTAAAGACGTACCGACTGTCGAAATGGAAAAAGTCGATCAAAACATCGTCGATTTCATTGTGCAAGCAGGTGTATCTCCATCCAAACGCCAAGCACGTGAAGACGTGACGAACGGCGCAATTTCTTTCAACGGAGAGCGTATTACAGATACAGCATTCACAGTAGGAGCAGAGCAACGTTTAGAAGACGCATTCACCATTGTGAGACGTGGGAAAAAGAAGTATAGTATGGTGAAGTTTGTTTAA
- a CDS encoding transglycosylase domain-containing protein → MNNEKNNRIKQLEDKFEQAKKEPWARKLRIGTGVLWNLFILLIIFAVIGAVFAGSVGAGYFASLVAEEPLRSKEELRDQVFNYEETSEMYFADNIYLGKINSDIERRQITLDQVSQYALDAVLATEDEYFEEHNGIVPKAIFRGVFQDVTNSDSQTGGSTLTQQLVKNQILTNEVSYERKAKEILLAMRLEHFMTKDEILEAYLNIIPYGRDVSGQNIAGIETAARGIFGIKAADLSLPQAAYIAGIPQAPYTYTPFYSKNQGIKEREKLMYGVNRMKTVLFRMRDAGYITDAEWKEAKAYDVTKDFRQPSRRATERYPYVTQEIQNRTIEILAEVLAEKDGIDTDRFEGDSKIKEKYEIMADRSMRTDGYRIYSTINKELYDKMNEVADSFRYYGYTYTSETMDEESGKMITKENPVQVGASMIENHTGKVLSFVGGRDYELEALNHSTQAYRQNGSSMKPLLVYAPAIEYGVIGAGSPLVDVKFRKGSYAPGNYFDRELGVLPARESLARSQNLSTIRLYDQIIDRNPIDFLKKMKFKNATDQAGSGLSASLGTMDVTVEENTNAFATFANGGQFIESYMIERIEDMKGNIVFEHKAEPVEVFSPETSYIITDMMRDVLKGYGTAARLPGLMNFRPDLAAKTGTSQNYGDAWLVGYNPNVSLGVWMGYKNRNTPLYHGYNSGQMHPSERTARLYGQLMNTANAVIPETIKARDTFKRPNGVVTRSFCGISGLAPSAACSAAGLVRSDLFNSKKMVPTKADDSIVSSAAVRVNGKLYQALASTPREFVTSGGVGVTSEYGKRMLGRLGGNPSKLLAGRGSYSSGVAGGTFPADNVPPTAVSAAQNGSVLTWTSSASNDVVGYYIYQNGTRIGTVHDGASRSFKVGYGSYSVRAVDITGQLSGPSNTVTNAAPTPKAEPKPNTDSGTKPGTTTPETKPDAKPDTNSESKPETKPESTPESTPETTPEATPEPKPDAAPAAKE, encoded by the coding sequence TTGAATAACGAAAAGAATAATAGAATTAAGCAACTCGAAGATAAGTTTGAACAAGCGAAAAAAGAGCCTTGGGCTAGAAAACTTCGCATCGGAACTGGCGTACTTTGGAACTTGTTTATATTACTCATTATCTTCGCCGTCATTGGGGCGGTATTTGCGGGTTCAGTGGGTGCAGGATATTTCGCTTCTCTCGTTGCGGAAGAACCTTTGCGTTCTAAGGAAGAACTTCGTGATCAGGTGTTTAATTATGAAGAGACATCTGAAATGTACTTTGCAGACAATATTTATCTAGGCAAAATCAACTCGGATATCGAACGCCGACAAATTACGCTAGATCAAGTTTCACAGTATGCACTGGACGCTGTACTGGCTACTGAGGATGAATACTTTGAAGAACACAATGGTATCGTGCCAAAAGCGATATTCCGTGGTGTATTCCAAGATGTGACGAACTCAGACAGTCAAACAGGTGGATCGACACTTACTCAGCAGTTAGTGAAAAACCAGATCTTGACGAACGAAGTTTCTTATGAGCGTAAAGCTAAAGAAATTTTGCTAGCTATGCGCTTGGAACACTTCATGACGAAAGATGAGATTCTCGAAGCCTATTTGAACATCATTCCGTATGGTCGGGATGTGTCGGGACAGAATATTGCCGGCATCGAAACAGCCGCACGCGGAATCTTCGGCATTAAAGCTGCTGATTTAAGTTTACCGCAAGCTGCGTATATTGCAGGTATTCCACAAGCGCCTTATACGTACACACCATTCTACAGTAAAAATCAAGGAATTAAAGAACGGGAAAAACTTATGTACGGTGTCAACCGAATGAAAACGGTATTGTTCAGAATGCGTGATGCAGGGTATATTACGGATGCAGAATGGAAGGAAGCAAAAGCTTATGATGTAACTAAAGACTTTAGACAACCTTCACGTCGTGCAACCGAACGTTATCCGTATGTCACGCAAGAAATTCAAAATCGCACGATCGAAATTTTAGCTGAAGTTTTAGCTGAAAAAGATGGTATCGACACAGACCGTTTTGAAGGAGATTCCAAGATCAAGGAAAAATACGAAATCATGGCAGACCGTTCTATGCGAACAGACGGCTATCGTATTTACTCGACTATCAACAAAGAGCTGTATGACAAAATGAATGAAGTGGCTGACAGCTTCAGATACTACGGTTATACGTATACTTCTGAAACAATGGATGAAGAATCAGGCAAAATGATTACTAAAGAAAACCCTGTTCAAGTCGGTGCATCGATGATCGAAAACCATACCGGGAAAGTACTTTCATTCGTTGGTGGCCGTGATTACGAACTTGAAGCATTGAATCACTCCACTCAAGCTTACCGACAAAACGGTTCTTCCATGAAACCATTACTGGTTTATGCACCTGCCATTGAATATGGTGTAATTGGTGCGGGAAGTCCACTAGTGGATGTGAAGTTTAGGAAAGGCAGTTACGCTCCCGGAAACTACTTTGACCGTGAGCTCGGTGTATTGCCGGCCCGCGAATCACTGGCACGTTCACAAAACTTATCTACTATTCGTCTATATGACCAGATAATAGATCGAAACCCTATTGATTTCCTTAAGAAAATGAAGTTTAAAAATGCTACGGATCAGGCAGGCAGCGGTCTTTCTGCATCCTTAGGTACGATGGATGTCACTGTAGAGGAAAACACAAATGCTTTCGCTACATTTGCCAATGGCGGTCAATTCATCGAATCGTATATGATCGAACGAATTGAAGACATGAAAGGTAATATAGTATTTGAACACAAAGCAGAACCCGTGGAAGTGTTTAGTCCGGAAACTTCTTATATCATCACCGATATGATGCGTGATGTATTAAAAGGATATGGTACGGCTGCCAGATTGCCTGGCTTGATGAATTTCCGTCCGGATTTAGCTGCTAAGACGGGAACATCGCAGAATTACGGAGACGCTTGGTTAGTCGGCTATAACCCGAACGTATCATTGGGTGTCTGGATGGGCTATAAAAACAGGAATACACCGTTATATCATGGCTACAACAGTGGTCAAATGCATCCATCAGAACGGACAGCACGATTGTACGGACAATTGATGAATACAGCCAACGCTGTAATACCTGAAACTATTAAAGCGAGAGATACTTTTAAACGCCCTAATGGCGTCGTCACACGTTCATTCTGTGGCATTTCAGGTCTCGCTCCTTCTGCCGCTTGTTCAGCAGCAGGACTCGTTCGATCGGATTTATTTAATTCGAAAAAGATGGTACCTACGAAAGCGGATGACAGTATTGTTTCATCAGCAGCCGTTCGAGTGAATGGTAAACTGTATCAGGCGTTAGCTTCTACTCCTCGTGAATTTGTCACGTCTGGTGGAGTTGGCGTAACTTCTGAATACGGCAAGCGGATGCTTGGACGCTTAGGCGGAAATCCTTCTAAACTACTTGCAGGTCGTGGCAGTTATTCAAGCGGTGTCGCAGGCGGCACATTCCCTGCAGACAATGTACCACCTACAGCCGTATCGGCAGCACAAAATGGTTCAGTTCTTACATGGACTAGTTCCGCTTCAAATGATGTCGTCGGGTATTACATCTATCAAAACGGTACCAGAATCGGTACGGTTCATGACGGAGCTTCTAGATCGTTTAAAGTCGGATATGGTTCATACAGTGTGCGCGCAGTGGATATTACCGGACAACTTTCGGGGCCTTCGAACACCGTAACCAATGCCGCACCTACACCAAAAGCGGAACCAAAACCAAATACGGACTCTGGAACAAAACCAGGTACGACAACTCCAGAAACAAAGCCTGATGCAAAACCGGATACAAATTCCGAATCGAAGCCGGAAACTAAACCGGAAAGTACACCAGAATCTACACCAGAAACAACACCTGAAGCTACACCGGAACCAAAGCCGGATGCAGCTCCAGCAGCAAAAGAATAA
- a CDS encoding GNAT family N-acetyltransferase gives MEHKKTYFSRSFPHDEGELVIEGPVSSERLASFEFHEGLKAFRPSKQQQQALVKIAAFPEGRINVARIDNMIVGYVTFLYPDPLERWYEADLANLIELGAVEVVAAYRGARIGKSLLELSMLDDAMEDYIIITTEYYWHWDLKGTGLTVWDYRKMMEKMMRAGGLEFFSTDDPEICSHPANALMARIGKRVDQESIERFDRVRFKNRVNY, from the coding sequence GTGGAACATAAAAAGACCTACTTTTCCAGATCATTTCCACATGACGAGGGTGAACTGGTCATTGAAGGGCCTGTTTCATCAGAGCGACTGGCATCGTTTGAATTTCACGAAGGACTGAAAGCATTCCGTCCATCTAAACAACAACAACAAGCCTTAGTGAAAATCGCCGCGTTTCCTGAAGGTCGGATCAATGTAGCGAGAATCGATAATATGATTGTTGGGTATGTTACGTTTCTCTATCCCGATCCACTCGAACGCTGGTATGAAGCAGACTTGGCCAATTTAATAGAACTAGGCGCCGTCGAAGTTGTTGCAGCTTATCGCGGCGCCCGTATCGGTAAATCCTTACTGGAATTATCGATGTTGGATGATGCGATGGAAGATTATATTATTATTACGACTGAATATTATTGGCACTGGGATCTAAAAGGAACTGGGTTGACCGTATGGGATTATCGCAAAATGATGGAGAAAATGATGCGGGCAGGTGGCTTGGAATTCTTCTCTACTGATGATCCCGAAATTTGCTCGCACCCCGCCAATGCATTAATGGCAAGGATTGGAAAACGTGTCGATCAAGAATCCATCGAACGCTTTGATCGTGTGCGTTTCAAAAATCGTGTTAATTACTGA
- a CDS encoding acetoin utilization AcuB family protein, with protein MLIQDIMKTDVITLNSTHTIADAVQLMKEKRIRHIPIVKDGQIEGLVTDRDVKEASPSSISERLEPSLYETTLDKIMKTDLLIGHPRDFAEEAALMFYTYEIGCLPIVSNYQLVGILTKTDLLYNYIELTGANQPSSHIQIRVPNTPGILYEASKVFHDHNTNVLSVLVYPYQDNEEYKILAIRIKRMNPLPIIEGLKKQGFEVLWPSEPEMGL; from the coding sequence ATGCTAATACAAGACATTATGAAAACAGACGTGATTACGCTTAATTCTACACACACCATTGCAGATGCAGTTCAACTGATGAAGGAAAAACGAATCCGCCACATTCCCATCGTAAAAGACGGGCAGATAGAAGGTCTAGTTACAGACCGTGACGTCAAAGAGGCTTCTCCTTCAAGCATTTCGGAGAGATTGGAACCTTCACTTTATGAAACGACACTTGACAAAATTATGAAAACCGATTTATTGATTGGACATCCGCGAGACTTTGCGGAGGAAGCTGCGTTAATGTTTTATACGTATGAAATTGGGTGTTTGCCCATCGTTTCTAATTATCAACTAGTCGGAATTCTAACTAAAACTGATTTATTGTATAACTATATTGAATTAACAGGTGCCAATCAGCCAAGTTCACATATCCAAATTCGCGTTCCAAACACACCGGGTATTCTATATGAAGCATCTAAAGTATTTCACGACCATAATACAAACGTCCTGAGTGTCCTTGTCTATCCTTATCAAGATAATGAAGAGTACAAAATTTTAGCTATTCGCATTAAGCGAATGAACCCTCTTCCGATTATCGAAGGTTTAAAAAAGCAAGGATTCGAAGTTCTTTGGCCGAGCGAACCGGAGATGGGCTTATGA
- the ccpA gene encoding catabolite control protein A has translation MAITIYDVAREANVSMATVSRVVNGNQNVKPATRKKVLDCIERLGYRPNAVARGLASKRTTTIGVIVPDMSKSYYAELSRGIADVATMYEYNIIISNSDKSTSREVELFEDHLGKQVDGLIFMSDSISPEVRKEMKTANVPIVLAGTLDFETNLPSVNIDHEQAAYDVTKKLIDNGHQRIAFVSGPFTRDINRLCKRVGYIRALEEAGMTIDESLIVETDNTYDDAYESWNVLGKLSNPPTAVMTSSDEVAIGIMNGVRDENLRIPEDVEIICFQHSILARIVRPQLTAIVVPLYDLGAVSMRLLTKLMNKEEVEETEVVLPYYLEERQSVKK, from the coding sequence ATGGCTATCACTATTTACGATGTAGCGAGAGAAGCAAACGTATCGATGGCAACGGTTTCACGTGTAGTGAACGGCAATCAAAACGTGAAGCCGGCGACTCGCAAAAAAGTATTGGACTGTATTGAACGATTGGGATACCGGCCAAACGCCGTCGCTCGTGGACTTGCCAGCAAGCGTACTACAACGATTGGAGTAATTGTCCCCGATATGTCCAAGAGTTACTACGCCGAGTTATCTAGAGGGATTGCAGACGTTGCCACGATGTATGAATACAATATCATCATATCCAATTCGGACAAGAGTACCTCTCGGGAAGTGGAGTTGTTTGAAGATCATTTAGGCAAGCAAGTAGATGGATTGATCTTCATGAGTGATTCTATTTCACCTGAAGTACGGAAAGAAATGAAAACAGCGAACGTTCCAATCGTCTTGGCAGGGACATTGGATTTTGAAACCAATTTACCATCTGTCAATATTGATCATGAACAAGCGGCATATGATGTAACAAAGAAGCTAATCGACAATGGCCACCAGCGTATTGCGTTTGTTTCAGGACCATTTACGCGGGACATTAATCGACTGTGCAAGCGTGTTGGGTATATTCGTGCGTTGGAAGAAGCGGGGATGACGATTGACGAGTCATTGATCGTGGAAACCGACAATACGTATGATGACGCTTATGAGAGCTGGAATGTGCTCGGTAAGCTGTCTAATCCTCCAACGGCTGTCATGACGAGCAGTGACGAAGTCGCAATCGGTATTATGAATGGTGTGCGTGATGAGAATCTTAGAATTCCTGAGGATGTGGAGATTATTTGTTTCCAACACTCTATTCTTGCGCGTATTGTTCGTCCGCAGTTGACTGCGATTGTAGTACCGTTGTATGACTTGGGTGCCGTATCGATGCGTTTGTTGACAAAGTTGATGAATAAGGAAGAAGTAGAAGAGACCGAAGTGGTTCTGCCTTATTATTTGGAAGAGCGGCAGTCGGTTAAGAAGTAA
- a CDS encoding bifunctional 3-deoxy-7-phosphoheptulonate synthase/chorismate mutase, which translates to MSKQDLGELRGTIDQLNLDILKLINERTGVIQEIGKLKEKQGVNRYDPIREREMLNVLKKANHGPLPDGILEQVFKSIFMSALEVQQDEQKNALLVSRTKKPEDTIVDVNGHKIGDGHPSFVFGPCAVESYEQVLAVAKSIKAKGLTMIRGGAYKPRTSPYDFQGLGLEGLKILKRVADETGLSIVTEIITPSHLEEALEYIDVIQIGARNMQNFELLKEAGMVDKPVLLKRGMSATISEFVNAAEYIISKGNTEIMLCERGIRTYETATRNTLDISAVPILKQETHLPVFVDVTHSTGRKDLLLPTAKAAIAVGADGVMAEVHPDPAVALSDSAQQMDIEQFDKFYEEMTRFMNTHQTI; encoded by the coding sequence ATGAGCAAGCAAGATTTAGGTGAGTTGAGAGGTACTATTGATCAATTGAACTTAGATATTCTTAAATTGATCAATGAACGTACAGGCGTTATCCAAGAAATTGGTAAGTTAAAAGAAAAGCAAGGTGTAAATAGATATGATCCGATTCGCGAACGCGAGATGCTCAACGTCTTAAAGAAGGCAAACCATGGTCCTTTACCAGACGGTATCCTTGAACAGGTATTTAAATCTATTTTCATGTCAGCACTTGAAGTACAGCAAGATGAGCAGAAGAATGCATTGCTCGTATCCCGTACTAAAAAACCTGAAGACACGATTGTTGACGTAAACGGCCATAAAATCGGAGACGGACATCCATCTTTCGTATTTGGACCTTGTGCAGTAGAATCTTACGAGCAGGTTTTGGCAGTAGCGAAGTCGATCAAAGCAAAAGGATTGACGATGATTCGTGGGGGAGCTTACAAGCCACGTACATCTCCATATGATTTCCAAGGTTTAGGCCTTGAAGGTTTAAAAATTCTCAAGCGAGTTGCAGATGAAACTGGACTTTCGATCGTCACAGAAATCATTACACCGTCACACTTGGAGGAAGCACTCGAATATATCGATGTGATCCAGATCGGTGCTCGTAACATGCAGAACTTCGAATTGCTGAAAGAAGCTGGAATGGTCGATAAGCCAGTTCTTCTAAAGCGTGGAATGTCTGCAACGATTTCTGAGTTCGTCAATGCAGCTGAATATATTATTTCTAAAGGTAATACGGAGATCATGCTATGTGAGCGAGGAATTCGTACATATGAGACGGCAACTCGAAACACGCTGGACATCTCTGCTGTTCCAATTTTGAAGCAAGAAACACATTTACCGGTATTCGTGGACGTTACACACTCCACTGGCCGTAAAGACTTATTGCTTCCGACAGCGAAAGCAGCAATCGCAGTAGGAGCAGACGGCGTTATGGCAGAGGTTCATCCGGACCCAGCTGTAGCATTATCGGATTCAGCGCAGCAAATGGATATTGAGCAGTTTGACAAGTTCTACGAAGAGATGACTCGCTTCATGAACACGCACCAAACGATCTAA